One segment of Brassica napus cultivar Da-Ae chromosome C3, Da-Ae, whole genome shotgun sequence DNA contains the following:
- the LOC106414020 gene encoding F-box/kelch-repeat protein At4g38940-like, producing MSENMEQSLTPSLPDDVIIDIVARVPRSHYPTLSLVSKSFRKLIASPTLYKRRSFLGITQHRLYAVLRNPQTRDNFSFYILHKKLKCSNRLVIVGSRTLHHMSSRGSYVSVGSKVYGFNDLDALSIDCTSHTCQPISDIPQLMTNKVANVIDRKIYLIGGSFLPDESGSREAWKNVVAVFDTETQSWEPKLVKEDIHVGLGPFWSDSMVMEGKIYLKDYSNGNSFVYEPEERKWELMDEVLNSEEWVGACVVDDVLYYHDCFEMALKAYDPKQRCWSVVNGLKDFLAVETADSVRSHAVSYGEKKLALFFHKNHDGKEVICCAEIALERRQGGEIWGQKESCDVVIEDGMVDMVKFVSVTV from the coding sequence ATGTCTGAAAACATGGAGCAGTCTCTGACTCCGTCGCTTCCAGATGACGTCATCATTGACATCGTAGCTCGTGTGCCCAGAAGCCATTACCCGACTCTCTCCCTCGTTTCCAAGAGTTTCAGGAAACTCATTGCCTCTCCTACGCTCTACAAGAGGCGATCCTTCCTAGGCATCACCCAACACCGTCTCTATGCCGTCCTCCGCAACCCCCAAACTCGTGATAATTTTAGTTTCTACATTCTCCACAAGAAACTCAAATGCAGTAACCGCTTGGTCATCGTCGGATCACGTACACTTCACCACATGTCTTCCCGTGGAAGCTATGTCTCGGTTGGTTCGAAGGTGTACGGGTTTAACGATCTCGATGCGCTCAGCATTGACTGCACCTCTCACACGTGTCAGCCCATCTCTGACATTCCTCAGCTCATGACTAATAAAGTTGCTAATGTCATCGACAGGAAGATTTACCTGATTGGTGGTTCCTTTTTGCCGGATGAAAGTGGGTCGCGGGAAGCGTGGAAGAATGTAGTCGCGGTGTTTGACACAGAAACACAATCATGGGAGCCTAAGTTGGTAAAGGAAGACATTCATGTAGGTCTTGGTCCCTTTTGGTCTGATTCTATGGTGATGGAGGGTAAGATTTACCTGAAAGATTACAGCAACGGCAACTCTTTTGTTTATGAACCAGAGGAAAGGAAATGGGAATTGATGGACGAGGTGTTGAATTCTGAGGAATGGGTGGGTGCGTGTGTGGTTGACGATGTCTTGTACTATCACGATTGTTTCGAGATGGCGTTGAAGGCGTATGATCCAAAGCAGAGGTGTTGGAGTGTTGTCAATGGTTTGAAAGATTTTTTGGCCGTGGAGACTGCTGATTCAGTTAGGTCCCATGCGGTGAGCTATGGCGAGAAGAAGCTGGCTCTCTTCTTTCATAAAAACCATGACGGCAAAGAGGTCATTTGCTGTGCAGAGATTGCTTTGGAAAGGCGCCAAGGAGGAGAGATTTGGGGTCAGAAGGAGTCGTGTGATGTTGTGATTGAGGATGGGATGGTTGACATGGTCAAATTTGTTTCTGTTACCGTCTGA